A window of the Streptomyces luomodiensis genome harbors these coding sequences:
- the aspS gene encoding aspartate--tRNA ligase — MHRYRSHTCGQLRAADVGTDVRLSGWLHNRRNLGGILFIDLRDHYGLVQLVVRPDTPANEALSSISKETVVRVDGRVIARGAENVNPELPTGEIEVEVTDVEVLGAADPLPFTVFPEDGVGEERRLEYRFLDLRRERMHRNIMLRSAVISAIRQKMTAQGFNELATPILSATSPEGARDFLVPSRLHAGKFYALPQAPQQFKQLLMIAGFDRYFQIAPCFRDEDARADRSPGEFYQLDVEMSFVEQEDVFGVIEKVMTELFEEFGGGRHVTSPFPRIPFREAMLKYGSDKPDLRAKLELKDVSHVFAGSGFKAFADKHVRALAVPDTADQPRKFFDQLGEFAVEQGAKGLAWVRIGEDAKLTGPIAKFLTDEDVEKLIAEVEGKPGTSVFFGAGEFDEVSKIMGAVRVEAAKRAGHFEENVFRFCWIVDFPMFERNEDTGQIEFSHNPFSMPQGGLEALETKDPLDILAWQYDIVCNGVELSSGAIRNHEPDVMYKAFEIAGYAREEVEREFGGMLRAFHFGAPPHGGIAPGVDRIVMLLADEPNIRETIAFPLNGNAQDLLMGAPSEVDEARLRELHLSLRKPPQVKKAEQAEKAEGAAEQPAE, encoded by the coding sequence ATGCATCGGTACCGGTCCCACACCTGTGGTCAGCTCCGCGCCGCTGACGTCGGCACCGACGTCCGGCTCTCCGGCTGGCTCCACAATCGACGGAACCTGGGCGGCATCCTCTTCATCGATCTCCGCGACCACTATGGCCTGGTCCAGCTGGTGGTCCGCCCCGACACCCCCGCCAACGAGGCCCTGAGCTCGATCAGCAAGGAGACCGTCGTCCGCGTCGACGGCCGGGTCATCGCGCGCGGCGCGGAGAACGTCAACCCCGAGCTGCCGACCGGCGAGATCGAGGTCGAGGTCACCGATGTCGAGGTGCTCGGCGCCGCCGACCCGCTGCCCTTCACGGTCTTCCCCGAGGACGGGGTCGGCGAGGAGCGGCGTCTGGAGTACCGCTTCCTGGACCTGCGCCGCGAGCGTATGCACCGCAACATCATGCTGCGCTCCGCGGTGATCTCCGCGATCCGGCAGAAGATGACCGCGCAGGGGTTCAACGAGCTGGCGACCCCGATCCTGTCCGCCACCTCGCCCGAGGGCGCCCGGGACTTCCTGGTCCCCTCCCGGCTGCACGCGGGCAAGTTCTACGCGCTGCCGCAGGCCCCGCAGCAGTTCAAGCAGCTGCTGATGATCGCGGGCTTCGACCGCTACTTCCAGATCGCCCCCTGCTTCCGCGACGAGGACGCCCGCGCCGACCGCTCGCCGGGCGAGTTCTACCAGCTCGACGTCGAGATGAGCTTCGTGGAGCAGGAGGACGTCTTCGGCGTCATCGAGAAGGTCATGACCGAGCTCTTCGAGGAGTTCGGCGGCGGCCGCCACGTGACCTCGCCGTTCCCGCGCATCCCGTTCCGCGAGGCCATGCTGAAGTACGGCTCCGACAAGCCGGACCTGCGGGCCAAGCTGGAGCTCAAGGACGTCAGCCATGTCTTCGCGGGCTCCGGTTTCAAGGCGTTCGCGGACAAGCACGTCCGCGCGCTGGCCGTGCCGGACACCGCCGACCAGCCCCGGAAGTTCTTCGACCAGCTCGGCGAGTTCGCCGTGGAGCAGGGCGCGAAGGGGCTCGCCTGGGTCCGGATCGGCGAGGACGCCAAGCTGACCGGGCCGATCGCGAAGTTCCTCACCGACGAGGACGTCGAGAAGCTGATCGCCGAGGTCGAGGGCAAGCCCGGCACGTCGGTCTTCTTCGGCGCGGGGGAGTTCGACGAGGTCTCCAAGATCATGGGCGCGGTGCGCGTCGAGGCCGCCAAGCGGGCCGGCCACTTCGAGGAGAACGTCTTCCGCTTCTGCTGGATCGTGGACTTCCCGATGTTCGAGCGGAACGAGGACACCGGGCAGATCGAGTTCTCCCACAACCCCTTCTCCATGCCGCAGGGCGGCCTGGAGGCCCTGGAGACGAAGGACCCGCTGGACATCCTCGCCTGGCAGTACGACATCGTCTGCAACGGCGTGGAGCTGTCCTCCGGCGCCATCCGGAACCACGAGCCGGACGTCATGTACAAGGCGTTCGAGATCGCGGGCTACGCCCGGGAGGAGGTGGAGCGCGAGTTCGGCGGCATGCTGCGCGCGTTCCACTTCGGCGCCCCGCCGCACGGCGGTATCGCCCCCGGTGTCGACCGCATCGTGATGCTGCTCGCCGATGAGCCCAACATCCGCGAGACCATCGCCTTCCCGCTCAACGGCAACGCCCAGGACCTGCTGATGGGCGCGCCGAGTGAGGTGGACGAGGCCCGGCTGCGGGAGCTGCACCTGTCGCTGCGCAAGCCGCCGCAGGTCAAGAAGGCCGAGCAGGCCGAGAAGGCGGAGGGTGCGGCGGAGCAGCCCGCCGAGTAA